A genome region from Maridesulfovibrio salexigens DSM 2638 includes the following:
- a CDS encoding DUF6785 family protein, translated as MHGKIRKRAILLGTFFGLLICAFTPFNNTYLNATPLAGGHFPLAPFFILAWLTAICALHRKVLRSHPLLTGLDLMTMWILMVIVSGISYTGLARTFFINLTAPFHFATIGNKWKEVLQPLLPESLHPTDPKAVEQLYNGIKGGPFMDNLEIFNSIPWGSWITPLMWWGAFILLCYFMMLCLTNIFSRQWVENERLNFPLLQLPRFMEEAMDQGLYGSFLGNKFFLIGLIFCICLHLINGLHFYIPSVPEVPTLILAGKYFAKTGLFSGFHKLKIYFYPAFVGFAFLASRQISFSFWFFFLLGGLFYGILSASGLNIPASALGVTFGPTLTRPEETQMIGAYLVFFVFIIWLARQHLKQVIKEAFGADSTRGEAEWMSLRFSFWGLAVSGLLLTAWCVYFGIPLLVAVVVLLAFFVFTLVASKAICQGGIAYFTLTAAPIDCVTTIFGSKFFGSVGIAITAMCQKILFVDLRESLMPSLVHGSKINEWIRNKRLFLLGITIILLLGVIVSFGAMLMVCYKYGIRELQLDWATRTSMNVYDNVVRIIQEPAATSHWVTTFATVGAMVMFVLILAYNRLPWWPLHPIGYLTAYSSAMKILWFSFFLGWICNQLTLRYGGVGLFKRVRYLFFGLIMGDFLMGGAWALYGLYAGQSYQVLPG; from the coding sequence ATGCATGGTAAAATAAGGAAAAGAGCGATTCTGCTGGGCACCTTCTTCGGGCTGCTCATTTGCGCTTTTACACCTTTTAACAACACCTACTTGAACGCGACCCCGCTGGCCGGTGGACATTTCCCGCTGGCGCCGTTTTTTATATTGGCATGGCTGACCGCAATCTGCGCACTGCATCGAAAGGTCCTGCGTTCACATCCGCTGCTGACGGGTCTTGATCTGATGACCATGTGGATTCTTATGGTCATTGTCTCCGGTATTTCATACACCGGACTGGCCAGAACCTTTTTCATCAACCTGACCGCACCTTTCCACTTTGCCACGATAGGCAACAAATGGAAGGAAGTGCTCCAGCCGCTGCTGCCGGAATCATTGCATCCCACCGATCCCAAAGCAGTGGAACAGCTATACAACGGCATCAAGGGCGGTCCATTCATGGACAACCTTGAGATATTCAACTCCATTCCTTGGGGGTCATGGATCACGCCACTCATGTGGTGGGGGGCTTTCATTCTACTCTGCTATTTCATGATGCTCTGTCTGACCAATATTTTCAGCAGGCAATGGGTGGAGAATGAACGTTTAAACTTCCCCCTTTTGCAGCTTCCACGCTTCATGGAAGAAGCCATGGATCAGGGATTGTACGGTTCATTTCTCGGAAACAAATTTTTCCTGATCGGACTGATCTTCTGCATTTGTCTTCATCTTATCAATGGACTGCATTTCTACATTCCATCAGTACCGGAAGTCCCGACCCTAATTCTGGCCGGTAAATATTTTGCTAAAACCGGACTGTTCTCAGGTTTCCACAAGCTGAAAATCTACTTTTATCCTGCATTTGTAGGATTTGCCTTTCTAGCTTCAAGGCAGATTTCTTTCAGCTTCTGGTTCTTTTTTCTGCTTGGAGGATTGTTTTATGGAATCCTGAGTGCATCAGGCCTGAACATTCCCGCCTCCGCACTGGGAGTGACCTTCGGCCCGACCCTGACACGACCGGAAGAGACCCAGATGATCGGGGCCTACCTTGTCTTTTTCGTTTTCATCATCTGGCTGGCTCGCCAGCACCTTAAACAAGTCATCAAGGAAGCCTTCGGAGCAGATTCCACTCGCGGTGAAGCAGAATGGATGTCCCTGCGTTTCTCCTTCTGGGGACTTGCAGTTTCCGGCCTGCTGCTCACTGCATGGTGCGTATATTTCGGTATTCCGCTGCTGGTGGCTGTGGTGGTGTTATTGGCATTCTTCGTCTTCACGCTGGTTGCATCCAAGGCAATCTGCCAAGGGGGTATCGCTTACTTCACCCTCACCGCAGCACCGATTGACTGTGTAACCACAATTTTCGGTTCCAAGTTCTTCGGCTCCGTGGGAATCGCCATTACTGCCATGTGCCAAAAGATACTTTTCGTTGACCTCAGGGAATCGCTTATGCCCTCACTGGTGCATGGTTCCAAGATCAATGAATGGATTAGAAATAAACGTCTTTTCCTGCTCGGCATAACCATTATCCTGCTGCTGGGTGTAATCGTATCTTTCGGGGCTATGCTCATGGTCTGCTACAAGTACGGCATCCGAGAATTGCAGCTGGACTGGGCAACCCGCACATCCATGAACGTCTACGACAACGTGGTCCGCATTATTCAGGAGCCGGCAGCAACTTCACACTGGGTAACCACCTTCGCTACTGTGGGCGCAATGGTTATGTTTGTTCTGATACTGGCTTACAACAGGCTCCCTTGGTGGCCGCTGCATCCCATCGGATACCTGACCGCCTACAGCTCAGCCATGAAAATTCTCTGGTTCAGTTTTTTTCTCGGATGGATTTGCAACCAACTGACCCTTCGCTACGGCGGAGTCGGATTATTCAAGCGAGTCCGCTATCTCTTCTTCGGCCTGATTATGGGGGATTTCCTCATGGGCGGGGCATGGGCACTTTACGGACTCTACGCAGGACAGAGTTATCAGGTACTTCCCGGCTAA
- a CDS encoding FtsX-like permease family protein — translation MSILSSENILPHQRSRIVILMLSALLMLCAGSPGKAYSSAESIQQTITDLASFGDRSFGSLGARRAADYIEMKFEELGDFKTGKHLFLAPTMTSEDTVFSIDNGKQINIKPAKFNAISPPATPVEGLSGPVIYVGKGRLNDFNGLPVKDAIVLMDMDSGKNWLNAASLGASALIYVDNGPTLKGFFEEKLELSPLDFPRYYMSAEDAHNELGFDAGVGNKLIAESGKLKSHSKWKRIEAENVYCMIQGSDPEMNEELIVIEAFFDSSSYVMGDSPGADEALSIASLLEIGKKMAANPPKRSVLLLATTGHGQSLRGIREYASAVSGKSKTLKKIKVELRNKKNDTSKILDGLELDNPLATELAVENPKLFSLLYETLKNQIKDEVDIVSKKLMQLRLQENADQAAIDKLDEKRKLLRRISWKTDYSTLPSEEMAAVKDLFPQVREKIRKTKQDIKQQLSAIKSARELRKIVRSKEMVCAISLHLSSHGEGVGAFSEGWFYELRPSINLSRTFSRINDILEDAVPEVEKLTGTDGMYKDTLRPDRTRPWQTWLLDQPQFSSEVATMSGKLGFTFATVNDGREYWGTPFDTVENVNWDNIEKQAEFTEGLIRKISNSEGPLTTKMPRKGYAMVNGKARFIRQGELFADQPAPGAVFMAFQGKTRFYALSDSEGDFKYKGVASKKLVQSKLIIEGYKYNDDGRIVWAIDKEQTGKNAYRLKMRRLDMETKLVMFGCRQTTLFDLLTPRTFRYMTKVEVLDGTRDAAPMHYWYSRIDTRSSTIASVFLEPDVPLKMTLSDTVLNRKMILIQSKPTDPAGKGYNLKEWPIIPATDYRAAKDMWTLLDPRIKNLESHGIVNQQIRTLEQKGTKALAEAETAWKEQRYDDFMTNARSAWALASKVYLDVDQTQKDVLVGVLFYIALFIPFAYCMERLIFSFADIHKRIVGFLAILLAVIAVIYSVHPAFQLTYSPMVVILAFFILGLSVMVSLIIFFRFEKEMILLQQRAHRTQTSEISKWKAFTSAFVIGVSNLRRRKLRTFLTCLTLTILTFTIMSFTAVKSLRQHTYVKFSENMPYHGLFLKNLGWHDLPRETLGIVSNDFDENGIVVPRGWMELKDKTTSAITPVSFEGKQEEVKGLVGLGPKEPLVSGIDKILVEGSWLAPNKTNQILLSQKIASRLGASAGDIVDVWGSKFKLTGIFDGKKFSEHTDLDGEPMTPVIFPSAAAQELSEVEAEAIESGEDIDTFQGRYTHIPGEVTAIIPYETLMAMGGTLKAVAIAPVSGKFSTETVDNMTDRYGLPIFSCSKSGTYICQASDTMNYSGMGNIMIPLIISALIVLNTMITSVYERKKEIAVYTSIGMAPTHVSFLFIAEAIAFAVISVVVGYLIAQTASGLLAGTPLWAGMTANYSSMAGVAAMLLVIAVTLISVIYPSKVAANIAIPDVNRSWKMPDTDTNTIEAPLPFLLKHAEQQDAGGFLLEYLESHTEVSHGLFSTSEIEVNFSQEHLPESVCDLLEGCPDHITCFRFNVRVWLAPFDFGVKQMVELRFRPATAHPQFLEAVLFITRESGEIGAWKRLNKDFINAIRKQFLVWRSLDPEKQKSFREKVPEMMAFGFTGLNTSKKLADL, via the coding sequence ATGTCCATACTGTCATCTGAAAATATACTTCCGCACCAGCGCAGCAGAATTGTAATACTTATGCTGTCTGCTCTACTTATGCTTTGTGCGGGATCACCCGGAAAAGCATATAGTTCCGCAGAATCCATCCAGCAGACCATCACAGATCTTGCGTCTTTCGGTGACCGCTCTTTCGGCTCTCTAGGCGCTAGAAGAGCTGCCGATTATATTGAAATGAAATTTGAAGAGCTTGGTGATTTCAAAACCGGAAAACACCTTTTCCTCGCTCCGACAATGACTTCCGAAGATACTGTTTTCAGTATCGACAATGGAAAGCAGATCAATATCAAGCCTGCAAAATTCAATGCCATTTCTCCGCCCGCAACTCCTGTTGAGGGTCTCAGCGGACCGGTCATCTACGTAGGCAAAGGCAGGCTCAATGACTTCAACGGACTTCCGGTCAAAGATGCCATTGTGCTTATGGACATGGATTCCGGCAAAAACTGGCTCAATGCGGCCAGTCTCGGAGCATCAGCACTTATCTACGTTGATAACGGTCCGACCTTAAAAGGATTTTTTGAAGAAAAGCTGGAACTTTCGCCTCTGGATTTCCCCCGTTACTACATGAGTGCTGAAGACGCACACAACGAACTGGGCTTTGATGCAGGGGTCGGAAATAAACTTATTGCCGAGTCCGGAAAACTCAAATCGCACAGCAAATGGAAACGGATTGAAGCGGAAAACGTATACTGCATGATTCAAGGCAGTGATCCCGAAATGAATGAAGAGCTCATCGTAATCGAAGCTTTTTTCGATAGCTCCTCATATGTCATGGGTGATTCACCGGGTGCGGACGAAGCTCTTTCCATTGCCTCACTTCTTGAAATCGGCAAAAAAATGGCCGCCAATCCACCGAAACGCTCGGTGCTGCTTTTGGCAACGACAGGTCATGGGCAATCCCTGCGCGGTATAAGGGAATATGCTTCCGCTGTTTCCGGTAAGAGCAAGACACTCAAAAAGATTAAGGTGGAACTGCGCAACAAAAAAAATGATACGTCTAAAATCCTTGATGGCCTTGAGCTTGATAATCCGCTGGCGACTGAGCTTGCAGTTGAGAATCCTAAGCTTTTTTCTTTGCTCTATGAAACCCTGAAGAACCAGATTAAAGATGAAGTGGATATTGTCAGCAAAAAACTCATGCAACTCAGGCTGCAGGAAAATGCTGATCAAGCCGCAATCGACAAACTGGATGAAAAGCGCAAACTTCTGCGCCGTATCTCATGGAAAACAGATTACTCCACCCTGCCGTCTGAAGAAATGGCAGCAGTAAAAGACCTTTTTCCTCAAGTAAGGGAAAAGATCCGCAAAACCAAACAGGATATCAAGCAACAACTCAGTGCAATTAAAAGCGCCCGTGAACTCCGCAAGATCGTACGCTCAAAAGAAATGGTCTGCGCTATATCACTCCACCTTTCCAGTCATGGTGAGGGAGTAGGAGCTTTCAGCGAAGGATGGTTCTATGAGCTTCGCCCGAGCATCAATCTTTCACGTACATTTTCACGCATAAATGACATCCTTGAAGACGCTGTACCGGAAGTGGAAAAACTTACCGGGACAGACGGGATGTACAAGGACACCCTGCGACCGGACCGGACCCGCCCATGGCAGACATGGTTACTTGATCAGCCTCAGTTCAGCAGTGAAGTAGCCACTATGTCCGGCAAGCTCGGATTCACATTTGCCACTGTAAACGACGGACGCGAATACTGGGGAACCCCATTTGATACCGTTGAAAATGTAAATTGGGATAATATCGAAAAACAGGCTGAATTCACAGAAGGCCTGATCCGCAAGATTTCAAACAGCGAAGGCCCTTTAACCACAAAAATGCCGAGGAAAGGCTACGCCATGGTCAACGGCAAAGCCCGCTTCATCCGTCAGGGTGAACTTTTTGCGGACCAGCCTGCTCCCGGAGCCGTCTTTATGGCTTTTCAGGGCAAGACCAGATTCTATGCCCTGTCCGATTCCGAAGGCGATTTCAAGTACAAAGGTGTTGCCTCCAAAAAGCTGGTTCAGTCCAAACTTATCATCGAAGGCTATAAATACAATGATGACGGCAGGATTGTCTGGGCCATTGATAAGGAACAGACAGGTAAAAATGCCTACAGGCTGAAAATGCGCAGATTGGACATGGAGACCAAGCTGGTTATGTTCGGCTGCCGTCAGACAACCCTGTTTGACCTGCTGACCCCGCGCACTTTCCGCTACATGACCAAGGTGGAAGTGCTGGACGGAACCCGCGATGCAGCGCCCATGCATTACTGGTACAGCCGTATTGATACCCGCTCATCAACCATTGCCAGTGTCTTTCTTGAGCCGGATGTCCCACTGAAAATGACTCTTTCCGATACGGTTCTGAACCGTAAAATGATCCTTATTCAATCCAAACCGACTGATCCCGCAGGTAAAGGATACAACCTTAAGGAATGGCCCATCATTCCGGCTACCGACTACCGCGCTGCAAAGGATATGTGGACCCTGCTTGATCCGCGCATAAAGAACCTTGAATCGCACGGCATTGTAAACCAGCAGATCAGGACTCTGGAACAAAAAGGGACCAAAGCACTTGCCGAGGCGGAAACTGCGTGGAAAGAGCAGCGCTATGATGACTTCATGACCAATGCCCGCAGTGCCTGGGCACTGGCCTCCAAAGTATATCTTGATGTAGACCAGACCCAGAAAGATGTTTTGGTAGGGGTTCTCTTTTACATCGCCCTGTTCATTCCTTTCGCATACTGCATGGAAAGGTTGATCTTTTCATTCGCCGATATCCACAAACGGATTGTAGGTTTTCTGGCAATTCTTTTGGCAGTTATTGCCGTTATCTACTCAGTGCATCCAGCATTTCAGCTGACCTACAGCCCCATGGTTGTAATTCTTGCTTTTTTTATTCTCGGCCTCTCAGTCATGGTTTCACTGATCATTTTCTTCCGCTTTGAAAAGGAAATGATCCTTCTCCAACAGCGTGCCCACAGAACCCAGACCTCAGAAATCAGCAAATGGAAGGCTTTTACCTCCGCATTTGTGATCGGGGTCAGCAACCTGCGCCGCAGAAAACTCAGGACATTTCTGACCTGCCTGACCCTTACTATCCTGACCTTCACCATCATGAGCTTTACTGCGGTAAAGTCATTGCGTCAGCACACTTACGTGAAATTCAGCGAGAACATGCCCTACCACGGCCTGTTCTTGAAAAACCTCGGCTGGCATGACCTGCCCCGAGAAACACTCGGTATTGTCAGTAACGACTTTGACGAAAACGGCATCGTTGTTCCGCGCGGCTGGATGGAACTGAAAGACAAAACAACATCGGCTATCACTCCTGTTAGTTTCGAAGGCAAGCAGGAAGAAGTAAAAGGCCTTGTCGGTCTCGGCCCTAAAGAGCCACTCGTAAGTGGAATCGACAAGATTCTTGTGGAAGGCAGTTGGCTTGCCCCTAACAAAACAAACCAAATTCTGCTTTCTCAAAAGATTGCCTCCCGTCTCGGCGCATCAGCCGGAGACATCGTGGATGTATGGGGAAGCAAGTTCAAATTAACAGGTATCTTTGACGGCAAGAAATTCAGCGAACACACCGACCTTGACGGGGAACCCATGACGCCGGTCATATTCCCGTCCGCCGCAGCGCAGGAGCTTAGTGAAGTAGAAGCTGAAGCCATTGAGTCCGGTGAAGATATCGATACATTTCAGGGCCGCTATACCCACATTCCCGGTGAGGTTACCGCCATTATCCCTTATGAGACCCTCATGGCAATGGGCGGAACTCTCAAGGCAGTGGCAATCGCACCTGTATCAGGGAAATTCTCAACGGAAACCGTGGATAATATGACTGACCGCTACGGTCTGCCGATATTCTCTTGCAGCAAAAGCGGTACTTACATTTGTCAGGCCTCTGACACCATGAACTATTCAGGCATGGGCAACATAATGATCCCGTTGATCATTTCCGCCTTGATCGTTCTTAACACGATGATAACCAGTGTCTATGAGCGCAAGAAGGAAATCGCGGTCTATACTTCCATCGGAATGGCCCCGACTCATGTTTCCTTCCTGTTTATCGCCGAGGCCATAGCCTTCGCAGTAATCAGTGTTGTAGTCGGTTACCTGATAGCTCAGACGGCTTCTGGGCTGCTGGCCGGGACACCTCTCTGGGCAGGCATGACCGCCAACTATTCTTCCATGGCAGGAGTAGCCGCAATGCTGCTGGTTATTGCCGTAACCCTTATCTCGGTCATCTACCCCTCGAAAGTAGCGGCAAACATTGCTATTCCGGACGTCAACCGCTCATGGAAGATGCCGGACACCGATACCAACACCATCGAAGCACCGCTGCCATTCCTGCTCAAACATGCTGAACAGCAGGATGCAGGCGGATTCCTGCTTGAATACCTTGAATCACACACTGAAGTTTCTCACGGCTTGTTCTCCACTTCAGAAATCGAAGTAAACTTCAGTCAGGAGCATTTGCCGGAATCAGTCTGTGACTTGCTGGAAGGCTGCCCGGACCACATAACATGTTTCCGTTTCAATGTGCGGGTCTGGCTTGCTCCGTTTGATTTCGGTGTAAAGCAAATGGTCGAACTGCGCTTCAGACCGGCAACAGCTCATCCGCAATTCCTTGAAGCTGTTCTGTTTATCACCCGTGAATCTGGCGAAATCGGAGCATGGAAGCGGTTGAATAAAGACTTCATCAACGCCATTAGAAAGCAATTCCTGGTCTGGCGTTCACTCGACCCGGAAAAACAGAAGAGCTTCCGTGAAAAGGTACCGGAAATGATGGCCTTCGGTTTTACCGGGCTGAATACTAGTAAAAAGCTTGCAGACCTCTAA
- a CDS encoding ABC transporter ATP-binding protein codes for MADQHTIVRVTGVKRNFKLGSTDVQALKGVDLEIFAGEYLSIMGPSGSGKSTLFNMIGGLDKPSEGKVYIDEVDIAQLDAFELAWLRNRKIGYIFQTFNLIQVMTALENITLPMIFAGVHNDAAVAKGIELLDLVGLHKRYNHKPQELSGGQQQRVAIARALANDPAIILADEPTGNLDLSTGEEIIKLMNDLSKERGVTIITATHDYKMLNASDRVVWIEDGLIKKIEHRDQLNIDVGCIRMA; via the coding sequence ATGGCCGACCAGCACACCATCGTCCGGGTGACCGGAGTTAAACGAAATTTCAAACTCGGCAGCACTGACGTTCAAGCTCTTAAAGGAGTGGACCTTGAAATCTTTGCCGGGGAATACCTTTCCATCATGGGTCCATCCGGTTCCGGTAAGTCCACCCTCTTCAATATGATCGGCGGGCTGGATAAGCCATCAGAAGGTAAAGTTTATATCGATGAAGTGGATATTGCCCAGTTGGACGCCTTTGAGCTGGCATGGCTGCGTAACAGAAAAATCGGCTATATATTTCAGACCTTCAACCTGATTCAGGTTATGACAGCGCTGGAAAACATAACCCTGCCCATGATCTTCGCCGGAGTGCATAACGATGCAGCAGTAGCCAAGGGAATTGAACTCCTTGACCTTGTCGGACTCCACAAGCGCTACAATCATAAACCGCAGGAACTTTCCGGCGGTCAGCAGCAGCGCGTCGCCATTGCAAGGGCTCTGGCCAATGACCCGGCGATCATCCTCGCGGACGAGCCCACCGGAAACCTCGACCTTTCCACCGGGGAAGAGATCATCAAACTGATGAACGATCTGAGTAAAGAACGTGGTGTGACTATCATCACTGCAACTCACGATTACAAAATGCTCAACGCCTCGGACCGGGTAGTCTGGATCGAAGACGGATTGATCAAGAAAATTGAACACCGCGACCAGCTCAACATCGACGTGGGCTGTATCCGCATGGCCTGA
- a CDS encoding ABC transporter permease translates to MSKNKIPFQDQNDQPDIAAQVVLPFKKSFEISLKSLKSRFLRNMVTVTSLILAVSFLAYVLVGADISNGLYNSGDPGLIKVLEKSGYEPGGSAKERWIVILSLLVCTVGIINAQLMAVTERFREIGTMKCLGALDSFVLRLFLLEASMQGTTGALLGSLFGAIIAILVGMLRFGFNALTMLPVDEVSMSLLYSIGVGFGLSLLGVMYPAFIAARMRPIEAMRVEE, encoded by the coding sequence ATGTCGAAAAATAAAATTCCATTCCAAGATCAGAACGATCAGCCGGATATTGCGGCTCAAGTCGTTCTGCCATTTAAAAAATCCTTTGAGATCAGTCTAAAAAGCCTGAAGTCACGTTTCTTACGAAACATGGTCACCGTAACCAGCCTGATACTGGCAGTCTCTTTTCTGGCTTATGTTCTGGTAGGTGCGGATATATCCAATGGCCTCTATAATTCAGGCGACCCCGGACTGATCAAAGTACTGGAAAAATCAGGCTATGAACCGGGTGGAAGCGCCAAAGAACGCTGGATTGTCATCCTTTCACTGCTGGTTTGCACCGTTGGAATCATCAACGCCCAGCTTATGGCTGTTACTGAACGCTTCCGTGAAATCGGGACGATGAAATGCCTAGGAGCACTGGACAGCTTTGTTCTGCGCCTATTCCTGCTCGAAGCTTCAATGCAGGGAACTACCGGAGCTCTGCTGGGTTCTTTATTCGGAGCAATTATCGCTATCCTCGTAGGCATGCTTCGCTTTGGATTTAATGCCTTGACCATGCTTCCTGTTGATGAAGTCAGTATGTCACTCCTTTATTCCATTGGCGTAGGCTTCGGGCTAAGCCTGCTTGGTGTAATGTATCCGGCTTTCATTGCCGCACGTATGCGCCCCATTGAAGCCATGCGGGTAGAAGAATAG
- a CDS encoding polysaccharide deacetylase family protein, with amino-acid sequence MSCRPVSAIWKNNLSTLTESFDLWWDDFIANIPHNGCDVFFRADDIGYPGKQFSAMINIFKEHKTPLALAVAPSWLNEQRRDILLEELGPDLNLWALHQHGYRHMNHEQTGKKFEFGPSRDKKVITGELGRGKAKLSKMLGDNFSPIFTPPWNRCSADTMESLVELGFSAISRSTNVYPNPPQKLPDIPVNVDLHTIKESSPEQGIKTLQSLMEEAVKSGCAGFMLHHQRMNKTSQLFLHYLLGKINITPGLRVKDIRELL; translated from the coding sequence ATGTCCTGCAGACCCGTTTCAGCAATCTGGAAAAACAATCTTTCCACCCTCACAGAATCCTTTGATCTCTGGTGGGATGATTTCATCGCAAATATTCCGCACAATGGTTGTGATGTATTCTTCAGGGCTGACGACATCGGCTATCCGGGCAAACAATTTTCCGCCATGATAAACATATTTAAGGAGCACAAGACCCCGCTGGCCTTGGCTGTTGCTCCCTCATGGCTGAACGAACAGCGCCGGGACATACTTCTTGAAGAATTAGGTCCCGATTTGAACCTGTGGGCTCTGCATCAACACGGCTACCGGCACATGAATCACGAACAGACCGGCAAAAAATTTGAATTCGGGCCATCTCGTGATAAAAAAGTAATCACCGGAGAACTGGGCAGAGGCAAAGCCAAGTTAAGCAAAATGCTGGGTGACAACTTCAGTCCCATATTCACCCCGCCGTGGAATCGCTGCTCAGCTGATACAATGGAAAGCCTTGTTGAACTCGGCTTTAGTGCTATTTCCCGAAGCACCAATGTTTACCCTAATCCGCCGCAGAAACTACCGGACATTCCGGTTAATGTTGACCTGCACACAATAAAAGAATCTTCCCCGGAACAAGGAATTAAGACTCTGCAATCCCTGATGGAAGAAGCTGTCAAATCCGGCTGTGCGGGATTTATGCTCCACCATCAGCGTATGAATAAAACCTCCCAACTTTTCCTACATTACCTGCTCGGTAAAATAAACATCACTCCCGGATTGCGCGTAAAAGACATACGTGAGCTTCTTTAA
- a CDS encoding glycosyltransferase family protein, whose amino-acid sequence MKIIHYCQHVLGMSHFFRSLEIAKALDKEEVLFVAGGERPNQPLPPNVEYRQLPGLCMNENFGGLMPTEEGRELEEVKTERSATLFKIFEEEKPDVFLIELFPFGRKAFRFELLPVLDAVKEGRFGDVKVVCSLRDILVERNDGGKHEARVVKYLNKYFDLLLIHADPKIAALDETFQAFKQIEIPCEYTGFAARKPAENKRDKIRADLEVSADEKLLIASAGGGKVGGPLMQATLESFIRLNSEKCRLLMLSGPFLDDDKYAALCATAKPYKNITIQRFASDFTDLLTAGDAMISMAGYNTCMDILTSCIPSAVFPFAQNHEQRMRAERLAKYIPLKILDSTDMLIMTTAISDLLGQNRNRSDHGINLKGANKSADLIRNLRKI is encoded by the coding sequence ATGAAAATAATTCATTACTGCCAGCACGTGCTGGGTATGAGCCATTTTTTCCGCAGCCTTGAAATAGCCAAGGCTTTAGACAAGGAAGAAGTCCTTTTTGTAGCCGGAGGAGAACGCCCGAACCAACCTCTGCCGCCCAATGTGGAATACCGGCAGTTACCCGGACTATGCATGAATGAGAATTTCGGAGGACTGATGCCCACCGAAGAAGGTCGTGAGCTTGAAGAGGTCAAAACAGAGCGCAGCGCTACCCTTTTTAAAATATTCGAAGAGGAAAAACCGGATGTATTCCTCATTGAACTTTTTCCCTTTGGACGCAAAGCCTTCCGTTTTGAACTGCTGCCTGTCCTTGATGCTGTCAAAGAAGGTAGATTCGGGGATGTAAAGGTAGTCTGCTCCCTGCGGGACATCCTTGTTGAACGCAACGATGGAGGCAAACACGAAGCCCGCGTTGTAAAATACCTGAATAAATATTTCGATCTACTGCTTATCCACGCCGACCCGAAGATTGCCGCACTGGATGAAACATTTCAGGCTTTCAAACAAATTGAAATTCCATGTGAATACACTGGTTTTGCAGCCCGAAAACCGGCAGAAAATAAGCGTGATAAAATCCGTGCAGATTTGGAAGTAAGCGCAGACGAAAAATTACTAATCGCCAGTGCCGGTGGAGGCAAAGTCGGCGGACCGCTGATGCAGGCAACACTGGAATCTTTCATTCGACTTAACTCAGAGAAATGCAGACTTTTAATGCTAAGCGGTCCATTTTTGGATGACGATAAATACGCTGCTCTCTGTGCCACTGCAAAACCATACAAGAATATAACCATTCAACGCTTTGCCAGCGACTTCACCGATCTGTTAACCGCCGGGGATGCTATGATCTCCATGGCCGGATATAATACTTGTATGGACATCCTTACCTCATGTATTCCCTCTGCAGTGTTTCCATTTGCCCAGAATCATGAACAACGTATGCGCGCGGAAAGACTTGCTAAGTATATACCGCTGAAAATTCTTGATTCAACTGACATGCTGATAATGACAACAGCCATAAGTGACCTGCTAGGCCAAAACCGCAACAGATCAGATCACGGCATCAATCTGAAAGGCGCGAATAAATCGGCAGATTTAATCAGAAATCTAAGGAAAATTTAA
- a CDS encoding histidine phosphatase family protein produces the protein MKTVKIAFIRHSVTEWNEEGRIQGHFNSPLTEHGRELAAGWRETLEPHTFDAVLTSDLGRTIETANIITEGLELPTIQLPGLREQDWGEWSGLTMDELHAKFPGKLDEEVAKGWHFTPNNGENRTECAERGLKALEEGITEVLKTIDKDEIKILTVAHEGVIKSVIYKLLDHDFMPEERKLLKRRRLHWLNWNGKLSIARLNDEL, from the coding sequence ATGAAAACAGTAAAAATCGCATTTATCCGCCACTCGGTTACTGAATGGAATGAAGAAGGACGTATTCAAGGCCATTTTAATTCACCGCTTACTGAACATGGTCGGGAACTGGCTGCAGGCTGGAGAGAGACCCTTGAACCGCACACCTTTGATGCGGTGCTGACAAGCGATCTGGGAAGGACAATCGAGACCGCTAATATTATCACTGAAGGCTTGGAGCTTCCCACTATTCAACTTCCCGGCCTGCGCGAACAGGATTGGGGAGAATGGTCCGGGTTAACCATGGACGAGCTGCATGCTAAATTTCCCGGTAAACTGGATGAAGAAGTAGCCAAAGGCTGGCATTTTACGCCTAACAACGGCGAGAACCGTACTGAATGTGCCGAGCGCGGCCTTAAAGCCCTCGAAGAAGGGATAACCGAAGTTCTCAAGACCATAGACAAAGACGAAATAAAAATTCTGACAGTTGCGCACGAAGGTGTCATAAAATCCGTAATCTATAAATTGCTGGACCACGACTTCATGCCCGAAGAAAGAAAACTGCTAAAAAGACGCAGACTGCATTGGTTGAACTGGAATGGCAAACTTTCCATTGCAAGGTTGAATGACGAGTTATGA